A genomic region of Platichthys flesus chromosome 4, fPlaFle2.1, whole genome shotgun sequence contains the following coding sequences:
- the nudt8 gene encoding nucleoside diphosphate-linked moiety X motif 8 isoform X2, translating to MFRAPQILTWSCPTRSWLLLRAYPLAALSEHTGAVCQRARHVSGNRCEGIPGGVRSEEGLSSLSKETVSNSIQPRVFNWEGDNHHLREVSYHDSVAKTIVSSRHQTSQLSTSTKPVPDSWKSTVLNVSGQNPQAVSPHQGCLTNTRCLLPWRRPLDFFHVSLSFTNKAQCNPHSHIYHRRHVASLSALTSQILNHFHRRSRATSHFLQQSHGIHQASPHLVDDWRDCLSPENENRCRQSLRANLKLYDTARWSKAASQSKGEKQLKYASVLVTLCTVEGQPSFLFTLRSLKLGRNKGDVSFAGGKSDPSDRDVVATALRETWEELGVNVAADRVWGVLKPLRDNTGMMIVPVLANLGPVEELSFKPNPEEVEEIFTLPLSHLCNPRNCGYTHFRSGDKYGYTLPVFQNDKKRVWGLTAIALDQTLKMIVPP from the exons ATGTTCAGGGCCCCTCAAATCCTGACCTGGTCCTGTCCAACCAGGTCAtggctgctgttgagagcgtaTCCCCTGGCTGCGCTCTCTGAGCACACTGGTGCTGTGTGCCAGCGTGCAAGACATGTGAGCGGAAACCGGTGTGAAGGGATTCCTGGAGGAGTGCGAAGCGAAGAGGGGTTATCATCGTTATCCAAGGAGACTGTATCCAATTCAATCCAGCCACGTGTATTCAACTGGGAGGGTGATAATCATCATCTGAGAGAGGTTTCATATCATGACTCTGTAGCCAAAACAATTGTATCCAGTCGTCATCAGACTTCTCAACTTTCTACCTCAACCAAACCAGTTCCTGATTCATGGAAATCCACTGTGCTGAACGTTTCAGGTCAGAACCCTCAAGCTGTGAGCCCTCACCAGGGCTGTTTGACCAACACACGCTGCCTTCTACCCTGGAGGAGGCCTCTGGACTTTTTCCATGTTTCACTCAGTTTCACCAACAAGGCTCAATGTAACCCACATAGCCATATATATCACAGGCGGCACGTAGCCAGCTTATCAGCTCTTACATCACAGATCTTGAACCACTTTCACAGAAGATCCCGAGCCACCAGCCACTTTCTACAGCAAAGCCATGGTATTCATCAGGCTTCCCCTCATTTGGTGGATGACTGGAGAGACTGTCTATCCCCGGAGAATGAGAACAGGTGTCGACAGAGTCTTAGGGCCAACCTGAAGCTCTATGACACAGCAAGATGGAGCAAAGCAGCAAGTCAGAGCAAAGGAGAGAAGCAGTTGAAATATGCATCTGTCCTGGTCACGCTCTGCACTGTTGAGGGGCAGCCGTCGTTTCTCTTCACCCTGCGCTCCCTAAAACTGGGCAGGAACAAGGGAGACGTCAG CTTTGCAGGAGGAAAGAGTGATCCATCAGATAGAGACGTGGTGGCCACAGCGCTGAGGGAAACCTGGGAGGAGCTGGGTGTTAATGTTGCAGCAGACAGGGTCTGGGGTGTCCTGAAGCCTCTCAGGGACAAT ACGGGGATGATGATTGTTCCTGTGCTGGCTAACCTCGGGCCTGTAGAGGAGTTGTCGTTCAAACCAAACCCTGAAGAG GTGGAGGAAATCTTCACTTTGCCCCTGTCCCACTTGTGTAACCCCAGGAACTGTGGCTACACCCACTTTCGCTCTGGTGACAAGTATGGATACACACTCCCAGTGTTTCAGAATGACAAAAAGCGAGTGTGGGGTTTGACTGCCATTGCTTTAGACCAAACCCTGAAAATGATTGTTCCTCCTTAA
- the nudt8 gene encoding nucleoside diphosphate-linked moiety X motif 8 isoform X1: MLTLHRRANHSSSICWMFRAPQILTWSCPTRSWLLLRAYPLAALSEHTGAVCQRARHVSGNRCEGIPGGVRSEEGLSSLSKETVSNSIQPRVFNWEGDNHHLREVSYHDSVAKTIVSSRHQTSQLSTSTKPVPDSWKSTVLNVSGQNPQAVSPHQGCLTNTRCLLPWRRPLDFFHVSLSFTNKAQCNPHSHIYHRRHVASLSALTSQILNHFHRRSRATSHFLQQSHGIHQASPHLVDDWRDCLSPENENRCRQSLRANLKLYDTARWSKAASQSKGEKQLKYASVLVTLCTVEGQPSFLFTLRSLKLGRNKGDVSFAGGKSDPSDRDVVATALRETWEELGVNVAADRVWGVLKPLRDNTGMMIVPVLANLGPVEELSFKPNPEEVEEIFTLPLSHLCNPRNCGYTHFRSGDKYGYTLPVFQNDKKRVWGLTAIALDQTLKMIVPP; the protein is encoded by the exons ATGCTAACACTTCACAGAAGAGCTAATCATTCCTCCTCAATCTGCTG GATGTTCAGGGCCCCTCAAATCCTGACCTGGTCCTGTCCAACCAGGTCAtggctgctgttgagagcgtaTCCCCTGGCTGCGCTCTCTGAGCACACTGGTGCTGTGTGCCAGCGTGCAAGACATGTGAGCGGAAACCGGTGTGAAGGGATTCCTGGAGGAGTGCGAAGCGAAGAGGGGTTATCATCGTTATCCAAGGAGACTGTATCCAATTCAATCCAGCCACGTGTATTCAACTGGGAGGGTGATAATCATCATCTGAGAGAGGTTTCATATCATGACTCTGTAGCCAAAACAATTGTATCCAGTCGTCATCAGACTTCTCAACTTTCTACCTCAACCAAACCAGTTCCTGATTCATGGAAATCCACTGTGCTGAACGTTTCAGGTCAGAACCCTCAAGCTGTGAGCCCTCACCAGGGCTGTTTGACCAACACACGCTGCCTTCTACCCTGGAGGAGGCCTCTGGACTTTTTCCATGTTTCACTCAGTTTCACCAACAAGGCTCAATGTAACCCACATAGCCATATATATCACAGGCGGCACGTAGCCAGCTTATCAGCTCTTACATCACAGATCTTGAACCACTTTCACAGAAGATCCCGAGCCACCAGCCACTTTCTACAGCAAAGCCATGGTATTCATCAGGCTTCCCCTCATTTGGTGGATGACTGGAGAGACTGTCTATCCCCGGAGAATGAGAACAGGTGTCGACAGAGTCTTAGGGCCAACCTGAAGCTCTATGACACAGCAAGATGGAGCAAAGCAGCAAGTCAGAGCAAAGGAGAGAAGCAGTTGAAATATGCATCTGTCCTGGTCACGCTCTGCACTGTTGAGGGGCAGCCGTCGTTTCTCTTCACCCTGCGCTCCCTAAAACTGGGCAGGAACAAGGGAGACGTCAG CTTTGCAGGAGGAAAGAGTGATCCATCAGATAGAGACGTGGTGGCCACAGCGCTGAGGGAAACCTGGGAGGAGCTGGGTGTTAATGTTGCAGCAGACAGGGTCTGGGGTGTCCTGAAGCCTCTCAGGGACAAT ACGGGGATGATGATTGTTCCTGTGCTGGCTAACCTCGGGCCTGTAGAGGAGTTGTCGTTCAAACCAAACCCTGAAGAG GTGGAGGAAATCTTCACTTTGCCCCTGTCCCACTTGTGTAACCCCAGGAACTGTGGCTACACCCACTTTCGCTCTGGTGACAAGTATGGATACACACTCCCAGTGTTTCAGAATGACAAAAAGCGAGTGTGGGGTTTGACTGCCATTGCTTTAGACCAAACCCTGAAAATGATTGTTCCTCCTTAA
- the ftr86 gene encoding finTRIM family, member 86, with translation MASAWTEEETFVCSVCLDTLKDPATLPCGHSYCLSCIQSHWDKRDSKGEYSCPQCRQVFSPRPSLAKSTVLVEAMEQLRTNSFKQSFSPASSAPPSMPIYLEVLPHLGPRQGSVYPQLPTVDPRSCPQHNQPLVLFCREDKEFVCELCCQRGHKGHQVLKPKKERKEREKELVHMQAEAQRRIQETGKKLKELPHLARQHKALVQALQQESTDLFTELAQTVSLSGTQAGELLSTHETSIGSQVEVQIHRLEQEVAQLGWKSEELNKLASMQDHIGFLKNFLTLEPLGKIGASGESVLGQEEAVVASIRSVMQDLQTSVQELCKVSLAKINTLVSHVSVDSTPSGAVAGATVSDNCDQDKSQNTVYEMMTDAPPLPPRRPQEHESSIKYPALHPACPEASAPPPPLHPPQPHGLVNPEPKSRGELLKFRFEPTMDPNTVYRHIQLLEGGHKATMRAENLNPPDYPERFHFWRQVLCKEPLAGSPYYWEVEWTGQKITIGVAYKEIERKRSDDKSRLGHNPQSWSLYWTGTGFSFWHDGQEKLLGPTKAKRIGVYLDQHAGTLAFYRITNNQAELIHQHQTHFTGPLYPGFRFWAGVGASATVCLLD, from the exons ATGGCCTCTGCGTGGACTGAGGAGGAGACCTTTGTCTGCTCAGTGTGCTTGGACACCCTGAAGGACCCAGCCACTCTACCCTGTGGACACTCGTACTGCCTGTCTTGTATCCAGAGCCACTGGGACAAGAGAGACAGTAAGGGTGAGTACAGCTGCCCCCAGTGTCGGCAGGTCTTCAGCCCTCGGCCCTCGCTGGCCAAGAGCACTGTCCTTGTGGAGGCCATGGAACAACTGAGAACCAACAGCTTCAAGCAAAGCTTCTCCCCCGCCTCCTCCGCCCCACCATCCATGCCCATCTACCTGGAGGTCCTACCACATTTAGGGCCGCGACAGGGCAGCGTGTACCCCCAGCTTCCCACGGTGGATCCCAGATCCTGCCCTCAACACAACCAACCCCTGGTGCTGTTTTGCCGTGAAGAcaaggagtttgtgtgtgagttgtgttgcCAGCGTGGACACAAGGGACATCAAGTGCTCAAAccaaagaaagagaggaaggagagagag aaagaGCTTGTTCACATGCAGGCAGAGGCCCAGAGGAGAATTCAGGAGACTGGAAAGAAACTAAAGGAGCTCCCGCATCTTGCTCGCCAGCACAAG GCGTTGGTCCAGGCTCTGCAGCAAGAGAGCACAGATTTATTCACTGAGCTAGCCCAGACCGTGAGTCTATCAGGCACCCAGGCTGGCGAACTCCTCAGCACCCACGAGACCTCCATAGGCAGCCAGGTGGAGGTGCAGATCCACAGACTAGAGCAGGAGGTGGCACAGCTCGGCTGGAAGAGTGAAGAGCTGAACAAGCTGGCCAGCATGCAGGACCACATCGGCTTCTTGAAG AATTTCCTAACCCTGGAGCCACTGGGTAAGATCGGGGCCTCAGGAGAGTCAGTGCTGGGTCAGGAGGAAGCGGTGGTAGCCTCCATCCGCTCAGTCATGCAAGATTTACAGACATCGGTACAGGagctctgcaaagtcagtctgGCCAAGATCAACACACTAG TGAGTCATGTCTCTGTGGATTCAACACCCAGTGGTGCAGTAGCAGGTGCAACAGTATCTGATAACTGTGATCAGgataaatcacaaaacacag TATATGAAATGATGACAGACGCTCCACCTTTGCCGCCTCGAAGACCTCAAG AGCATGAGTCTTCAATAAAATACCCGGCTCTACATCCTGCATGTCCTGAAG CTTCAGccccacctccacccctccatcctcctcaacCTCACG GGCTTGTTAACCCAGAACCAAAGTCTAGAGGAGAATTGCTGAAAT TTCGCTTCGAACCCACCATGGACCCTAACACGGTGTATCGCCACATCCAGTTGTTGGAAGGAGGGCATAAGGCCACGATGCGGGCTGAAAACCTGAACCCTCCAGACTACCCTGAGCGCTTCCACTTCTGGAGACAGGTTCTCTGCAAAGAGCCCCTGGCTGGGAGCCCCTACTACTGGGAGGTGGAGTGGACCGGCCAAAAG ATCACCATTGGTGTAGCCTACAAGGAGATTGAACGCAAAAGATCTGATGACAAAAGTCGTTTGGGCCACAATCCCCAGTCCTGGAGCCTGTACTGGACTGGCACTGGTTTCTCCTTCTGGCATGACGGTCAGGAAAAGCTCCTCGGCCCAACTAAGGCCAAAAGGATTGGTGTGTATCTGGACCAACATGCAGGGACTCTGGCCTTTTACCGCATCACCAACAACCAGGCTGAGCTCATCCACCAGCACCAGACCCACTTCACTGGACCACTGTACCCAGGATTCAGATTCTGGGCAGGAGTAGGGGCCTCAGCGACGGTCTGCCTCCTGGAttaa
- the cbln20 gene encoding cerebellin 20 translates to MKKLVYSLSHLLPPDANITCQRNHARGNVGFLSVAIYSFALFLPAVVLLCLLGTAMAVEDRFTWGGPGENVVDPTEDNVCLTDQASCGCCLMQQQIHRMGTFLNLTLDELEKELIKTKTLLNNVRDSRSAFSVSLTNRVSLNCLGPFRDDKLIAYKHVFINLGDSYSVDTGIFTVPRSGVYSLALTVYSDAGSPGNSLAACASLQVNGRGVAGTREKNMQDQEDSATIVVALHLIAGDTVGVNLPIGCFLCDDNSHYNTFTGFLLYATD, encoded by the exons ATGAAGAAATTAGTATACAG TCTATCACACCTTCTGCCCCCTGACGCCAACATCACCTGCCAGCGTAACCATGCGAG AGGCAATGTtggttttctctctgttgctATATATTCCTTTGCTCTTTTCCTCCCAGCTGTTGTACTGCTGTGTCTGCTTGGAACAGCTATGGCTGTTGAGGACCGTTTCACTTGGGGGGGACCTGGCGAGAATGTCGTCGATCCTACGGAGGACAACG TGTGTCTCACGGACCAGGCGTCATGTGGCTGCTGTCTGATGCAGCAGCAGATACACAGGATGGGGACGTTCCTCAACCTGACTCTCGACGAACTGGAAAAGGAACTCATAAAAACAAAGACGCTCCTCAACAATGTCAGAG ACAGCAGAAGTGCCTTCTCTGTCTCACTTACCAATCGAGTCAGTTTGAACTGCTTGGGTCCCTTCCGTGACGACAAGCTCATCGCCTACAAGCACGTCTTCATCAACCTCGGAGACAGCTACAGCGTGGACACTGGTATCTTCACAGTTCCCCGCTCTGGTGTGTACAGCCTTGCCCTCACTGTCTACAGTGACGCAGGGTCGCCTGGCAACAGCCTCGCCGCCTGCGCCAGTCTGCAGGTCAATGGTCGGGGGGTGGCAGGaaccagagaaaaaaacatgcaggACCAAGAGGACAGTGCCACTATTGTTGTGGCTCTCCACCTGATAGCTGGGGACACAGTGGGTGTCAACTTGCCCATTGGATGTTTCCTCTGCGACGACAACAGCCACTACAACACCTTTACTGGTTTCCTCCTCTATGCCACTGACTGA
- the mfrp gene encoding membrane frizzled-related protein translates to MTCCGWGVVVVSAAALLLLTALGLALALILTLPALEIKGQAVEDQLSSTGPADLLRTAEGDSHTLPTSPFNRSQWDSTAPPQTTRIPLSETRCGGVLTDSEGSFSSPNHPGPYLPNSLCVWVIRVPPPSLVQIHVSSLAVEGPSPCLFDWLEVQEQTELSSVVTRFCGSVAPPTVNTNSSTVWVTFRSDSSISGAGFTAQYRALQPGHKSCSREEFMCDSGRCLLPVSVCDGHPNCHDQTDEENCSHKHKECGGQKSGSHGHLSSPNHPKPYPHQQLCIWYISVEEGHVITLSFRNFSLETQDVCEFDYVEVHDSVDTGAGRVLGRFCGTTFPPDLTSSGPHMTVVFMADEGVADSGFNATYQSVSVLDRTCGPSQFACSTGMCLQPQWLCDGWNDCPDGADEQGCGNSTYPPFTSSCEVIEVEMCQGLSYNLTLFPNIWLSIADQREAATVLRQYRVLMELACFEPLQRLVCGMFLPQCSPQGGVLQPCRSVCSSAEQQCSQALDLLSFSWPFNCHLLPDSQDPLECSLP, encoded by the exons ATGACCT GTTGTGGctggggggtggtggtggtctctgctgctgctctgctcctgttAACCGCCCTCGGACTGGCGCTGGCCCTCATTCTTACAC TCCCTGCTTTAGAGATAAAAGGTCAAGCAGTTGAGGATCAGTTGTCGTCCACCGGCCCTGCAGACCTATTGAGAACAGCAGAGGGTGATTCCCATACTTTACCCACAAGCCCATTCAACAGAAGTCAATGGGACAGTACAGCACCACCACAAACTACAAGGATCCCCTTGTCTGAAACAC GTTGTGGGGGTGTACTGACAGACTCAGAGGGCAGTTTCAGTTCCCCAAACCACCCTGGCCCCTACCTGCCCaactccctgtgtgtgtgggttatcCGAGTCCCGCCCCCCTCCCTGGTTCAGATCCACGTGTCCTCTTTGGCCGTGGAGGggccctctccctgtctcttcgACTGGCTGGAGGTGCAAGAGCAGACAGAGCTGAGCTCTGTGGTCACCAG GTTCTGTGGTAGCGTAGCACCACCGACagtcaacacaaacagcagcacagtgtggGTCACCTTCCGCTCTGACAGCAGCATCAGCGGGGCCGGCTTCACGGCTCAGTACAGGGCCCTGCAGCCTGGACACA agagctgctccagAGAAGAGTTCATGTGTGATAGTGGACGCTGTCTGCTGCCCGTGTCTGTGTGCGACGGTCATCCAAACTGCCACGACCAAACAGATGAGGAAAACTGCAGCCATAAACACAAGG AATGTGGCGGGCAGAAGTCGGGATCTCACGGTCACCTGTCAAGTCCCAACCACCCAAAGCCTTATCCTCACCAGCAG TTGTGTATTTGGTATATATCCGTTGAGGAGGGCCACGTCATCACACTGAGTTTCAGGAACTTCAGCCTGGAGACTCAGGACGTGTGTGAGTTTGACTACGTGGAGGTGCACGACAGCGTCGACACCGGAGCTGGAAGAGTCCTGGGAAG GTTTTGTGGCACCACCTTCCCACCTGACCTGACCTCCTCGGGCCCCCACATGACTGTGGTGTTCATGGCTGATGAGGGAGTGGCAGACAGCGGCTTCAACGCAACGTACCAGTCTGTGTCTGTACTGGACA GGACATGTGGTCCCAGCCAGTTTGCCTGCAGTACAGGGATGTGCCTCCAGCCGCAGTGGTTGTGTGATGGATGGAACGACTGCCCTGACGGAGCAGATGAACAGGGATGTGGAAACTCCACCTACCCTCCCTTCA CTTCATCATGTGAGGTAATAGAGGTGGAGATGTGTCAGGGCCTCAGCTACAACCTCACCTTGTTCCCAAACATCTGGCTTTCTATTGCtgaccagagagaagctgcCACAGTCCTGCGACAGTACCGG GTGCTTATGGAGCTGGCCTGCTTTGAGCCCCTGCAGAGGCTGGTTTGTGGGATGTTTCTGCCCCAGTGCAGCCCCCAAGGTGGCGTCCTCCAGCCCTGCCGCTCGGTTTGCTCCTCGGCTGAGCAGCAGTGCAGTCAGGCCCTGGATCTCCTCTCCTTCAGCTGGCCCTTCAACTGCCACCTCCTGCCCGACTCACAGGACCCTTTGGAGTGCTCGCTGCCTTGA